The following proteins are co-located in the Bacillus pumilus genome:
- a CDS encoding alpha-glucosidase/alpha-galactosidase: MSKITFIGAGSTVFAKNILGDCLFVPALAGFEFALYDIDHNRLKESETMLRHLKENYAANVTIQSYHNRKEALKNAKYVINAIQVGGYQPSTVIDFEIPKKYGLRQTIADTVGIGGIFRSLRTIPVMLDFAKDMEEVCPNALLLNYTNPMATLTGAMLRYTPIQTVGLCHSVQVCTKDLFDSLEMDHEGIEEKIAGINHMAWLLEVKRDGKDLYPEIKRRAKEKQQSRHHDMVRFELMDKFGYYVTESSEHNAEYHPYFIKSRYPELIGQFNIPLDEYPRRCEEQINNWNTMKHDLVGNTQITHTRSKEYGSRIIEAIETNAPFKFGGNVLNTGGLIHNLPEKACVEVPCVADRSGIMPCYVGEIPEQLAGLNRTNISSQLITIEAAISGKKEHIYQAALLDPHTSAELSIDDTIKLCDELIEAHGEMLPNYTEANQYTVSTK, from the coding sequence ATGTCTAAAATTACATTTATCGGTGCAGGGAGTACCGTCTTTGCTAAAAATATATTAGGAGATTGTCTGTTCGTCCCCGCACTTGCCGGCTTTGAATTCGCATTATATGATATCGACCACAACCGGCTGAAAGAATCAGAAACGATGCTGCGGCACTTAAAAGAAAACTACGCTGCAAATGTGACGATTCAGTCCTATCACAATCGTAAAGAAGCCTTAAAGAATGCGAAATATGTCATCAATGCCATCCAGGTTGGAGGCTATCAGCCTAGTACTGTCATTGATTTTGAGATTCCTAAAAAATATGGGTTAAGACAAACGATTGCTGATACGGTTGGCATCGGCGGCATCTTCCGTTCACTTCGAACCATTCCTGTGATGCTAGACTTTGCAAAGGATATGGAGGAGGTTTGCCCAAATGCCTTATTGTTAAATTACACAAATCCAATGGCCACACTGACAGGCGCCATGCTCCGTTATACACCGATCCAAACGGTTGGTCTTTGCCATAGTGTGCAGGTGTGTACAAAGGATCTGTTTGACTCACTTGAAATGGACCATGAAGGCATTGAAGAAAAAATTGCCGGCATTAATCACATGGCATGGTTATTAGAGGTGAAACGGGACGGAAAAGACTTGTATCCAGAAATCAAAAGAAGAGCAAAAGAAAAGCAGCAATCGCGGCATCATGATATGGTTCGTTTTGAGCTAATGGATAAATTCGGCTACTATGTCACAGAATCCTCAGAGCATAATGCCGAATACCATCCTTATTTCATTAAATCACGCTATCCAGAACTGATCGGTCAGTTTAACATTCCGCTCGATGAATATCCGAGGCGCTGCGAGGAACAAATCAACAATTGGAATACAATGAAGCATGATCTTGTGGGGAATACACAAATCACGCATACTCGCTCTAAAGAATATGGTTCACGTATTATTGAAGCCATCGAAACCAACGCTCCCTTTAAATTTGGTGGGAATGTACTGAACACAGGAGGCCTCATTCACAACCTACCTGAAAAAGCCTGTGTAGAAGTGCCGTGTGTTGCAGATCGAAGCGGCATCATGCCATGTTATGTCGGAGAGATACCTGAACAATTGGCTGGACTCAACCGAACCAACATCAGCTCACAGCTCATAACGATTGAAGCTGCGATCAGCGGCAAAAAAGAGCACATTTATCAAGCGGCTTTACTAGACCCACATACAAGTGCTGAACTTTCGATTGATGACACCATCAAATTATGTGATGAATTAATTGAAGCTCATGGAGAGATGCTGCCAAATTATACAGAAGCGAATCAATATACCGTATCAACGAAATAA
- a CDS encoding carbohydrate ABC transporter permease, with protein sequence MDNAYKRKKRWYSLLALLITLLHLIPFYILVTTSLKGIGDFSSKWLFPSTLHFENFRIAWTEAQLGQSFLNTVIITFSSAVLLIILGSLAAYPLARRVTKLNKAVYLLFIAIMVIPPLTALVPLYKMVVQIGMMNTYQIAILNNVAAFLPLTIFLYAGFIRSTIPKELEEAARIDGAGTLRVFFTIVFPLLKPITASVLIIACVYIWNDYQFAIFFLQDKEMHTLTVALSNFFGQNQHQLQLVGAAALIAMLPMVTMFLLLQKYFIAGLSQGSVKG encoded by the coding sequence ATGGATAACGCCTATAAACGCAAGAAAAGATGGTACTCCTTACTGGCGCTATTGATTACATTGCTTCATTTGATTCCATTTTATATTTTGGTAACGACATCACTAAAGGGCATAGGAGATTTCAGCTCAAAATGGCTGTTTCCATCAACACTCCATTTTGAAAACTTTCGCATTGCATGGACAGAGGCACAGCTTGGCCAGTCCTTTTTGAATACAGTGATCATTACGTTCAGCTCGGCGGTATTACTCATCATTCTTGGATCTCTTGCAGCCTATCCGCTCGCAAGAAGGGTGACAAAGCTCAATAAAGCGGTGTATCTTTTATTCATTGCGATTATGGTCATTCCGCCGCTCACAGCCCTCGTTCCACTATATAAAATGGTCGTTCAAATCGGGATGATGAACACCTATCAGATCGCTATTTTAAACAATGTAGCCGCTTTTTTGCCGCTGACGATTTTTTTATACGCAGGTTTTATCCGCTCGACCATTCCGAAGGAGCTTGAAGAAGCAGCTCGTATTGATGGAGCGGGGACACTCAGAGTTTTTTTCACCATCGTTTTTCCGCTGCTGAAGCCAATTACCGCTTCTGTTTTAATCATTGCCTGTGTGTATATTTGGAACGACTATCAATTTGCCATCTTCTTTTTGCAAGATAAAGAGATGCATACACTCACTGTCGCCTTATCCAATTTTTTTGGTCAAAATCAGCATCAGCTCCAGCTTGTTGGCGCCGCCGCTCTCATAGCGATGCTGCCAATGGTCACGATGTTTTTACTTTTGCAAAAATATTTTATTGCAGGGCTTTCCCAAGGCTCTGTCAAAGGGTAA